The following proteins are encoded in a genomic region of Flammeovirga pectinis:
- a CDS encoding adenine phosphoribosyltransferase, with protein sequence MELQKYIRDVQDFPKPGIGFKDITPLLLNNEALTAALNAFIKLVDGQKIDKVVSMESRGFFFGPMIAKEIGAGFVPVRKPGKLPYKTIKQEYALEYGTDVLEMHVDAIQKGDRVLIHDDVLATGGTAEAVVKMVEEAGGIIVQLDFLIDLTFLNGKKKLAGHTVNALIEY encoded by the coding sequence ATGGAATTACAAAAATACATTAGAGACGTTCAGGACTTCCCAAAACCTGGAATTGGTTTTAAAGATATCACACCTCTACTTCTAAATAATGAGGCTTTAACTGCTGCATTAAATGCTTTTATTAAATTGGTTGATGGGCAAAAAATCGACAAAGTAGTATCTATGGAGTCTAGAGGTTTCTTTTTCGGACCAATGATCGCAAAAGAAATTGGAGCTGGCTTTGTTCCTGTTAGAAAACCCGGAAAACTTCCTTATAAAACAATTAAGCAAGAATACGCATTAGAATATGGCACAGATGTTTTAGAAATGCATGTTGATGCTATCCAAAAAGGTGATCGTGTTTTAATTCATGATGATGTTTTAGCTACTGGTGGAACTGCAGAAGCTGTAGTGAAAATGGTAGAAGAAGCTGGTGGCATTATCGTTCAACTTGATTTCCTTATTGACCTTACTTTTTTAAACGGTAAGAAAAAATTAGCAGGTCATACTGTAAATGCACTTATTGAGTATTAA